One Actinomycetes bacterium DNA segment encodes these proteins:
- a CDS encoding AAA family ATPase — translation MVASALEPVIASYIGAITGALDAMDDSGFEMEVTNEAFNLSAAMVDADGRHTDDELDALIDVFGPRMPGTDLLRATAADLRGSTLVKGKREWLDSDTELFKLLLDADARDGTSHADDYYEHTMAVAHVIASLDVVTSADELKAIANLRSRLLAGLRGRGDTGVSLKHAVSEPTDRPLEELLAELDDLVGLEAVKDRVHLVADFLRVQQLRSERGLPTIETSHHLVFTGNPGTGKTTVARLLAQVFASLGVVEEGHLVEVDRSGLVAGYVGQTAPKVTAAFDAADEGMLFIDEAYTLVRGGANDFGREAIDQVVKLIEDRRDSVVLVVAGYPAEMDDFLAANPGLRSRLPTVIEFPDYSTDELLAIVNLMGDKQRYHLSDDAESALSALLDSVPRDKGFGNARLARNVYEAAVNRHAARLAAAGLDSPTEEQLTTLEPEDIPPDAESIDDPPQRRKPPEGSTPSEGTR, via the coding sequence GTGGTTGCCAGCGCGCTCGAACCCGTGATTGCGTCGTACATCGGCGCAATCACCGGCGCGCTCGATGCCATGGACGACTCCGGATTCGAGATGGAGGTCACCAACGAGGCCTTCAATCTGAGCGCCGCCATGGTCGATGCCGACGGTCGCCACACCGACGACGAGCTCGACGCCCTGATCGACGTGTTCGGGCCCCGCATGCCCGGAACCGACCTGCTGCGTGCCACCGCGGCGGACCTGCGGGGATCGACGCTCGTGAAGGGGAAGCGCGAGTGGCTGGACTCCGACACTGAGCTGTTCAAGCTGCTGCTCGACGCCGATGCGCGCGACGGCACCAGCCACGCCGATGACTACTACGAGCACACGATGGCCGTGGCCCATGTGATCGCATCGCTCGATGTGGTCACATCCGCCGACGAGCTCAAGGCGATCGCCAACCTGCGTTCGCGGCTGCTGGCCGGGTTGCGTGGCCGCGGCGACACCGGGGTGAGCCTCAAGCACGCAGTGAGCGAACCGACCGACCGGCCCCTCGAGGAGCTCCTGGCCGAGTTGGACGACCTGGTGGGCCTCGAGGCCGTGAAGGACCGGGTGCACCTGGTGGCGGACTTCCTCCGGGTGCAGCAGCTCCGCTCGGAGCGAGGCCTCCCGACCATCGAGACGTCACACCACCTCGTGTTCACCGGCAACCCGGGCACGGGCAAGACAACTGTCGCCCGGCTGCTCGCCCAGGTGTTCGCCAGCCTGGGGGTGGTCGAGGAGGGCCACCTCGTGGAAGTCGACCGGTCGGGTCTCGTGGCCGGATACGTCGGCCAGACCGCGCCGAAGGTCACCGCTGCATTCGACGCCGCCGATGAGGGCATGCTGTTCATCGATGAGGCCTACACACTCGTGCGGGGCGGCGCCAACGACTTCGGGCGGGAAGCGATCGACCAGGTTGTGAAGCTCATCGAGGATCGCCGCGACAGCGTGGTGCTGGTCGTCGCCGGCTACCCAGCGGAAATGGATGACTTCCTGGCTGCCAACCCCGGACTTCGGTCCCGCCTGCCCACCGTGATCGAGTTCCCCGACTACTCGACCGACGAGCTCCTCGCCATCGTCAACCTGATGGGAGACAAGCAGCGCTACCACCTCTCAGACGATGCAGAGTCCGCCCTGTCGGCCTTGCTCGACTCGGTTCCGCGCGACAAGGGGTTTGGCAATGCGCGACTGGCGCGCAACGTCTATGAGGCAGCGGTCAACCGCCACGCAGCACGACTGGCAGCGGCCGGGCTCGACTCACCGACCGAGGAGCAACTGACAACACTGGAGCCTGAGGACATCCCGCCCGACGCCGAGTCGATCGATGATCCACCTCAGCGCCGCAAGCCCCCGGAAGGCAGCACACCGAGCGAAGGCACCAGGTGA
- a CDS encoding glutamate-5-semialdehyde dehydrogenase: MSPTPIPELARRAKAAARELAKASTDAKNEALLTAADLLEERAADLIVANEADLEAAEANGVAAGLVDRLRLSTDRVAGMAGGLRQVAALADPVGEVLEGWVRPNGLRISQVRVPLGVAAIIYESRPNVTSDAFGLCLKSGNAAFLRGSASAINSNLAIAGVLREAVAKAGLPQDSVIVVDNTSREAAVEFMQQRGYIDVLIPRGGASLIQSILDNATVPYVIDGDGNCHVYVDEAANLESARSIVVNAKTQRTSVCNAAESLVVNSAVAGDFLPELADAMPDVELVGDARARSLVPTMGEATEADWDTEYHDMKMSVRVVDTLDEAIDHVNEHSSGHSEAIITDDLGAAARFTKEVDAAAVLVNASTRFVDGEEFGFGAEIGISTQKLHARGPMGLRQLTTAKYVVMGDGQIRT; encoded by the coding sequence ATGAGTCCCACACCGATCCCGGAACTCGCCAGGCGCGCCAAGGCCGCGGCGAGGGAGCTCGCCAAGGCATCCACCGACGCCAAGAACGAGGCGCTGCTCACCGCTGCCGACCTGCTCGAGGAGCGCGCCGCGGACCTGATCGTGGCCAACGAGGCCGACCTCGAGGCCGCCGAGGCCAACGGTGTGGCCGCCGGCCTGGTCGACCGGCTCCGCCTCAGCACGGACCGCGTGGCGGGTATGGCCGGCGGCCTGCGCCAGGTGGCAGCCCTCGCCGACCCGGTGGGCGAGGTGCTCGAGGGCTGGGTGCGCCCCAACGGGCTCCGGATCTCTCAGGTCCGGGTGCCGCTCGGTGTGGCGGCGATCATCTACGAGAGTCGCCCCAACGTGACCTCGGACGCCTTCGGCCTGTGCCTCAAGTCGGGCAACGCGGCCTTCCTGCGGGGCTCCGCGAGTGCCATCAACTCCAACCTCGCCATCGCAGGGGTACTCCGTGAGGCTGTTGCCAAGGCAGGCCTGCCCCAGGACTCGGTGATCGTGGTCGACAACACCTCGCGCGAGGCAGCCGTGGAGTTCATGCAGCAGCGTGGCTACATCGATGTGCTGATTCCGCGGGGTGGTGCGTCGCTGATCCAGTCCATCCTCGACAACGCCACCGTGCCCTACGTGATCGACGGCGATGGCAACTGCCACGTGTACGTCGACGAGGCGGCCAATCTCGAGTCGGCCCGCTCGATCGTGGTGAACGCCAAGACCCAGCGCACATCGGTGTGCAACGCGGCGGAGTCGCTGGTCGTCAACAGCGCGGTCGCCGGCGACTTCCTCCCGGAGCTGGCCGATGCGATGCCCGACGTGGAGCTCGTGGGTGATGCCCGCGCCCGCTCACTCGTGCCCACGATGGGCGAGGCGACCGAGGCGGACTGGGACACCGAGTACCACGACATGAAGATGTCCGTGCGCGTGGTCGACACGCTGGACGAGGCCATCGACCACGTCAACGAGCACTCGTCGGGTCACTCCGAGGCGATCATCACCGATGACCTGGGCGCAGCAGCACGGTTCACCAAGGAGGTGGACGCGGCCGCAGTACTGGTGAATGCGTCGACCCGCTTCGTGGACGGCGAGGAATTCGGCTTCGGCGCCGAGATCGGGATCTCGACCCAGAAGCTGCATGCGCGGGGCCCGATGGGCCTGCGCCAGCTCACCACCGCCAAGTACGTGGTGATGGGCGACGGCCAGATCCGTACCTGA
- a CDS encoding carotenoid oxygenase family protein, whose product MTDTFEITGHVTNEGNQPDLSGNLFPVADEVDIARCTVEGEIPAGLRGSFIRNGPNPVFEPTTRYHMFDGDGMMHGFTFSDEGVSYRNRWVRSRGLTREIELGKPIYPGLGDVLHFPDRDLTGDAGPVKNPANTHIIRHGGKWLALWEGGMPTEVTEGLDTVGEWDFDGRLKGSMTAHPRIDPRTGEMIFFAYSLFAPYLRYYVADAAGTLVHSVDIDLPAPVMMHDIVITEEHTVFLDSPIVFNMDSLGDGPMVSWKPENGTRIGVIPRMGDVEDLKWYEIENGHVQHFWNGWADGNVIQFNGSRFAHPEFGIDGTAELDERIAGNEAGSPANFYVDLDADKAWWEPMDDMHGDFNRINDDYQGVRTDKLYMSAFVAEGRTTGDFDTIVKYDTDSDTRTEWCSGADGHVGESVFAPDPHGSAEDDGWLVNAVYYDESDRTDVVVLDAKDVAAGPIATVKLDRRVPFGFHANWFPA is encoded by the coding sequence CGAGATCCCCGCCGGCCTGCGTGGCTCGTTCATCCGCAACGGCCCGAACCCGGTGTTCGAGCCCACCACCCGCTACCACATGTTCGACGGCGACGGCATGATGCACGGGTTCACCTTCTCCGACGAAGGCGTGTCATACCGCAACCGCTGGGTCCGCTCCCGGGGCCTCACCCGCGAAATCGAGCTCGGCAAGCCGATCTACCCCGGCCTGGGCGACGTGCTGCACTTCCCCGACCGTGACCTCACCGGCGATGCCGGCCCGGTCAAGAACCCGGCCAACACGCACATCATCCGCCACGGTGGCAAGTGGCTGGCCCTCTGGGAAGGCGGCATGCCGACCGAGGTCACCGAGGGCCTCGACACGGTCGGCGAATGGGACTTCGACGGCCGCCTCAAGGGCTCCATGACCGCCCACCCCCGCATCGACCCGCGCACCGGCGAGATGATCTTCTTCGCCTACTCGCTGTTCGCGCCCTACCTGCGGTACTACGTGGCCGATGCCGCCGGCACGCTGGTCCACTCGGTCGACATCGACCTGCCCGCCCCCGTGATGATGCACGACATCGTGATCACCGAGGAGCACACCGTGTTCCTCGACTCCCCGATCGTGTTCAACATGGACAGCCTCGGCGACGGACCGATGGTCAGCTGGAAGCCCGAGAACGGCACCCGCATCGGCGTCATTCCCCGCATGGGCGACGTCGAGGACCTCAAGTGGTACGAAATCGAGAACGGCCACGTGCAGCACTTCTGGAACGGTTGGGCCGACGGCAACGTGATCCAGTTCAACGGCTCGCGCTTCGCCCACCCCGAGTTCGGCATCGACGGCACTGCGGAGCTCGACGAGCGCATCGCCGGCAACGAGGCCGGAAGCCCCGCCAACTTCTACGTCGACCTCGACGCCGACAAGGCCTGGTGGGAGCCGATGGACGACATGCACGGCGACTTCAACCGCATCAATGACGACTACCAGGGTGTGCGCACCGACAAGCTCTACATGTCGGCGTTCGTGGCCGAGGGTCGCACCACGGGCGACTTCGACACGATCGTCAAGTACGACACGGACAGTGACACCCGCACCGAATGGTGCTCCGGCGCCGACGGCCACGTCGGCGAGTCGGTCTTCGCGCCGGACCCGCACGGCTCCGCGGAAGACGACGGTTGGCTGGTCAACGCGGTGTACTACGACGAGTCGGACCGCACCGACGTGGTCGTGCTCGATGCGAAGGACGTTGCTGCCGGCCCGATCGCCACGGTCAAGCTCGACCGCCGCGTGCCCTTCGGCTTCCACGCCAACTGGTTCCCCGCCTGA